The stretch of DNA GAATGTAATCTAGCGCACTCATTGCTAGTGGTCTGTCAATGCTTTATTAACGGATATAAATGCTTTAACTTAATCCGAGCTTCTTCAGTGGTAAATTGCCAATCCATGACTGAGCCAGTTTGATTTCTCTGTTTCTCCCAAGCCGCTATTTCCTTCTTCAATATATCTTTTTTGGCAATACGTCGATTCAGACATTGTCGGTTTAAAACACTTAATTCAATTTCTGCCATATTTAACCAACTGCCATGTTTTGGAGTATA from Roseofilum casamattae BLCC-M143 encodes:
- a CDS encoding transposase, yielding DECFPGAEKIILVQDNLNTHVKASLYKAFEPDEAQRILSKLEFHYTPKHGSWLNMAEIELSVLNRQCLNRRIAKKDILKKEIAAWEKQRNQTGSVMDWQFTTEEARIKLKHLYPLIKH